One part of the Glycine soja cultivar W05 chromosome 11, ASM419377v2, whole genome shotgun sequence genome encodes these proteins:
- the LOC114373595 gene encoding peroxidase 19 encodes MSLPSFATTSFSFLFTSFFVFFILCGNSSSSLAIHANTTRPPRQLSVSYYAKSCPQVEQLVGSVTSQQFKESPVSGPATIRLLFHDCFVGGCDASILIASKPGSKELAEKDAEDNRDLKVEAFETVRKAKEQVERKCPGVVSCADILVIAARDYVHLAGGPYYQVKKGRWDGKISTASRVASNIPHANSTVDQLIKLFTSKGLTTQDLVALSGAHTIGFAHCKNFVARLYSYRGKAQPDPNMDPKLLHVLRMYCPNFGGNSDIVAPFDATTPFLFDHAYYGNLQKKLGLLASDQTLALDPRTKPIVEDLAKDKQKFFKAFVGAMDKLSLVKVVRGKRHGEKRRDCSMHM; translated from the exons ATGTCTCTCCCTTCTTTTGCTAccacttctttttcatttctattcacatctttctttgttttcttcatcttgtgtggaaattcttcatcttcCTTAGCAATACATGCCAACACTACACGCCCCCCTCGCCAGCTCTCAGTAAGTTACTATGCCAAATCATGCCCTCAGGTAGAACAGCTTGTTGGCTCAGTCACCTCTCAACAATTCAAAGAATCACCTGTTTCTGGCCCTGCCACCATTCGTCTCCTCTTCCATGATTGCTTTGTAGGA GGTTGTGATGCATCAATTTTAATAGCATCAAAGCCTGGGAGCAAGGAGTTGGCAGAGAAAGATGCAGAGGATAATAGAGACTTGAAGGTGGAAGCTTTTGAGACTGTGAGAAAGGCTAAGGAACAAGTGGAGAGAAAGTGCCCTGGTGTGGTGTCATGTGCGGACATTCTTGTAATTGCAGCCAGAGATTATGTTCACCTG GCAGGAGGGCCCTATTACCAAGTGAAGAAGGGAAGATGGGATGGAAAGATATCAACGGCATCAAGGGTGGCCTCCAACATCCCTCATGCAAACTCCACCGTTGATCAACTCATCAAACTCTTCACCTCAAAGGGTCTAACCACACAAGACCTAGTAGCCCTATCAGGGGCCCACACAATAGGGTTTGCCCACTGCAAGAACTTCGTGGCCCGCCTCTACAGTTACCGAGGCAAGGCTCAACCGGACCCAAACATGGACCCAAAACTATTACATGTACTTAGAATGTATTGTCCAAACTTTGGTGGAAACTCTGACATTGTTGCCCCTTTTGATGCCactaccccattcctatttGACCATGCCTATTATGGTAACTTGCAAAAGAAGTTGGGCTTGTTGGCATCTGACCAGACCTTGGCTTTGGACCCACGAACCAAGCCCATTGTTGAGGATCTTGCAAAGGACAAGCAGAAGTTTTTTAAAGCTTTTGTGGGGGCTATGGACAAATTGAGTTTGGTGAAAGTGGTGAGAGGGAAAAGGCATGGGGAGAAAAGAAGAGATTGTAGCATGCATATGTGA
- the LOC114373593 gene encoding negative regulator of systemic acquired resistance SNI1-like isoform X1 has protein sequence MENPSSGERWSRAGIDDNMLAMFDASETKDVHQDALDDRIAFIDAVRASCEHGKPPTSKIFGAVFHMLRTGKSLELIVGSYKLLVDLDKHFPRVYLSGMDDSRSSSNSPSKLVVVKEAWAPIIGFVDKATAVSEAGDKQSGGSLDHSSFQALIEELAEILSETKFEAASMEPLRNMLIFQYLVVVFEDDFLPRNATLNWSMQRESLLSLLLFLQGSRKINYKSLMKYFMAILCQLSQLQSELSKHPVLQESSESKLSKNCHTALSLALHGVLKDTCVSMEKLLVMIMDLDMARKIADIEGHTTRGDSPRTPLMDIILDELSYNKDSVPVFLKIFSESKWKLEIVVQYLWKYITKPSVRTRKSNGHTEDATFDGALKCFSNKTGTKSLIKKIGVDVVQFLLAHGFQAHLSILSKGNAGDKQGGDSAIVDSCQTFISAFDSLRSTDAHMEILSIGKEALFTAATIIFMKS, from the exons ATGGAGAACCCTAGCAGTGGTGAAAGATGGAGCAGAGCAGGAATCGATGACAACATGCTGGCTATGTTTGATGCCTCCGAAACCAAGGATGTTCATCAAGATGCCCTAGATGACC GGATTGCTTTTATTGATGCTGTTCGTGCTTCTTGTGAACATGGAAAACCGCCCACTTC AAAGATTTTTGGGGCAGTTTTCCACATGCTGAGGACAGGGAAGTCTCTAGAGTTGATTGTGGGAAGTTATAAGCTTCTGGTTGATTTAGACAAG caCTTCCCTCGTGTGTATTTATCTGGCATGGATGATTCCCGATCATCATCTAACTCTCCATCAAAATTGGTTGTGGTTAAAGAG GCATGGGCTCCCATTATTGGTTTCGTGGATAAGGCCACTGCTGTTAGTGAAGCCGGTGACAAACAGTCTGGTGGATCTCTTGACCACTCT AGCTTTCAAGCTCTGATTGAAGAGCTGGCTGAAATTTTATCTGAGACCAAATTTGAAGCAGCAAGCATGGAG CCCTTGAGGAACATGTTAATCTTTCAGTACCTTGTCGTTGTTTTTGAGGATGATTTTCTACCTCGCAACG CAACCTTGAACTGGAGCATGCAGAGGGAGTCTTTGCTCAGCCTGCTActg TTTTTGCAGGGATCTaggaaaataaattacaaaagctTGATGAAGTATTTCATGGCAATTCTGTGTCAACTATCTCAACTTCAAAGTGAACTCAGTAAACATCCAGTGCTTCAAGAAAGTTCTGAATCTAAGTTATCCAAAAATTGTCATACTGCACTATCTCTTGCTTTACATGGAGTATTAAAGGACACATGTGTCTCAATGGAGAAACTTCTAGTGATG ATTATGGACCTTGATATGGCAAGGAAGATAGCAGATATTGAAGGTCACACTACAAGAGGAGACAGTCCAAg AACACCTTTGATGGACATAATTCTGGATGAACTCTCTTACAACAAAGATAGTGTCCCTGTTTTTCTTAAG ATCTTCAGTGAATCTAAATGGAAGCTAGAAATAGTTGTGCAGTATCTGTGGAAATACATAACCAAG CCTTCTGTTCGTACCCGCAAGTCAAATGGTCATACTGAGGATGCAACATTTGATGGGGCTTTGAAGTGCTTTTCAAATAAAACTGGCACTAAgagcttaataaaaaaaattggtgtaGATGTAGTTCAATTCCTTCTGGCTCATGGTTTTCag GCTCACTTGTCAATATTGTCAAAAGGAAATGCTGGTGATAAACAAGGGGGAGACAGTGCTATTGTGGATTCGTGTCAGACTTTTATCTCTGCTTTTGATAGTTTGAGAAGCACAGATGC GCATATGGAGATATTGTCTATAGGAAAAGAGGCACTATTTACTGCGGCAACTATTATCTTCATGAAATCATAG
- the LOC114373593 gene encoding negative regulator of systemic acquired resistance SNI1-like isoform X2, producing MENPSSGERWSRAGIDDNMLAMFDASETKDVHQDALDDRIAFIDAVRASCEHGKPPTSKIFGAVFHMLRTGKSLELIVGSYKLLVDLDKHFPRVYLSGMDDSRSSSNSPSKLVVVKEAWAPIIGFVDKATAVSEAGDKQSGGSLDHSSFQALIEELAEILSETKFEAASMEPLRNMLIFQYLVVVFEDDFLPRNATLNWSMQRESLLSLLLGSRKINYKSLMKYFMAILCQLSQLQSELSKHPVLQESSESKLSKNCHTALSLALHGVLKDTCVSMEKLLVMIMDLDMARKIADIEGHTTRGDSPRTPLMDIILDELSYNKDSVPVFLKIFSESKWKLEIVVQYLWKYITKPSVRTRKSNGHTEDATFDGALKCFSNKTGTKSLIKKIGVDVVQFLLAHGFQAHLSILSKGNAGDKQGGDSAIVDSCQTFISAFDSLRSTDAHMEILSIGKEALFTAATIIFMKS from the exons ATGGAGAACCCTAGCAGTGGTGAAAGATGGAGCAGAGCAGGAATCGATGACAACATGCTGGCTATGTTTGATGCCTCCGAAACCAAGGATGTTCATCAAGATGCCCTAGATGACC GGATTGCTTTTATTGATGCTGTTCGTGCTTCTTGTGAACATGGAAAACCGCCCACTTC AAAGATTTTTGGGGCAGTTTTCCACATGCTGAGGACAGGGAAGTCTCTAGAGTTGATTGTGGGAAGTTATAAGCTTCTGGTTGATTTAGACAAG caCTTCCCTCGTGTGTATTTATCTGGCATGGATGATTCCCGATCATCATCTAACTCTCCATCAAAATTGGTTGTGGTTAAAGAG GCATGGGCTCCCATTATTGGTTTCGTGGATAAGGCCACTGCTGTTAGTGAAGCCGGTGACAAACAGTCTGGTGGATCTCTTGACCACTCT AGCTTTCAAGCTCTGATTGAAGAGCTGGCTGAAATTTTATCTGAGACCAAATTTGAAGCAGCAAGCATGGAG CCCTTGAGGAACATGTTAATCTTTCAGTACCTTGTCGTTGTTTTTGAGGATGATTTTCTACCTCGCAACG CAACCTTGAACTGGAGCATGCAGAGGGAGTCTTTGCTCAGCCTGCTActg GGATCTaggaaaataaattacaaaagctTGATGAAGTATTTCATGGCAATTCTGTGTCAACTATCTCAACTTCAAAGTGAACTCAGTAAACATCCAGTGCTTCAAGAAAGTTCTGAATCTAAGTTATCCAAAAATTGTCATACTGCACTATCTCTTGCTTTACATGGAGTATTAAAGGACACATGTGTCTCAATGGAGAAACTTCTAGTGATG ATTATGGACCTTGATATGGCAAGGAAGATAGCAGATATTGAAGGTCACACTACAAGAGGAGACAGTCCAAg AACACCTTTGATGGACATAATTCTGGATGAACTCTCTTACAACAAAGATAGTGTCCCTGTTTTTCTTAAG ATCTTCAGTGAATCTAAATGGAAGCTAGAAATAGTTGTGCAGTATCTGTGGAAATACATAACCAAG CCTTCTGTTCGTACCCGCAAGTCAAATGGTCATACTGAGGATGCAACATTTGATGGGGCTTTGAAGTGCTTTTCAAATAAAACTGGCACTAAgagcttaataaaaaaaattggtgtaGATGTAGTTCAATTCCTTCTGGCTCATGGTTTTCag GCTCACTTGTCAATATTGTCAAAAGGAAATGCTGGTGATAAACAAGGGGGAGACAGTGCTATTGTGGATTCGTGTCAGACTTTTATCTCTGCTTTTGATAGTTTGAGAAGCACAGATGC GCATATGGAGATATTGTCTATAGGAAAAGAGGCACTATTTACTGCGGCAACTATTATCTTCATGAAATCATAG
- the LOC114373593 gene encoding negative regulator of systemic acquired resistance SNI1-like isoform X3, whose product MLRTGKSLELIVGSYKLLVDLDKHFPRVYLSGMDDSRSSSNSPSKLVVVKEAWAPIIGFVDKATAVSEAGDKQSGGSLDHSSFQALIEELAEILSETKFEAASMEPLRNMLIFQYLVVVFEDDFLPRNATLNWSMQRESLLSLLLFLQGSRKINYKSLMKYFMAILCQLSQLQSELSKHPVLQESSESKLSKNCHTALSLALHGVLKDTCVSMEKLLVMIMDLDMARKIADIEGHTTRGDSPRTPLMDIILDELSYNKDSVPVFLKIFSESKWKLEIVVQYLWKYITKPSVRTRKSNGHTEDATFDGALKCFSNKTGTKSLIKKIGVDVVQFLLAHGFQAHLSILSKGNAGDKQGGDSAIVDSCQTFISAFDSLRSTDAHMEILSIGKEALFTAATIIFMKS is encoded by the exons ATGCTGAGGACAGGGAAGTCTCTAGAGTTGATTGTGGGAAGTTATAAGCTTCTGGTTGATTTAGACAAG caCTTCCCTCGTGTGTATTTATCTGGCATGGATGATTCCCGATCATCATCTAACTCTCCATCAAAATTGGTTGTGGTTAAAGAG GCATGGGCTCCCATTATTGGTTTCGTGGATAAGGCCACTGCTGTTAGTGAAGCCGGTGACAAACAGTCTGGTGGATCTCTTGACCACTCT AGCTTTCAAGCTCTGATTGAAGAGCTGGCTGAAATTTTATCTGAGACCAAATTTGAAGCAGCAAGCATGGAG CCCTTGAGGAACATGTTAATCTTTCAGTACCTTGTCGTTGTTTTTGAGGATGATTTTCTACCTCGCAACG CAACCTTGAACTGGAGCATGCAGAGGGAGTCTTTGCTCAGCCTGCTActg TTTTTGCAGGGATCTaggaaaataaattacaaaagctTGATGAAGTATTTCATGGCAATTCTGTGTCAACTATCTCAACTTCAAAGTGAACTCAGTAAACATCCAGTGCTTCAAGAAAGTTCTGAATCTAAGTTATCCAAAAATTGTCATACTGCACTATCTCTTGCTTTACATGGAGTATTAAAGGACACATGTGTCTCAATGGAGAAACTTCTAGTGATG ATTATGGACCTTGATATGGCAAGGAAGATAGCAGATATTGAAGGTCACACTACAAGAGGAGACAGTCCAAg AACACCTTTGATGGACATAATTCTGGATGAACTCTCTTACAACAAAGATAGTGTCCCTGTTTTTCTTAAG ATCTTCAGTGAATCTAAATGGAAGCTAGAAATAGTTGTGCAGTATCTGTGGAAATACATAACCAAG CCTTCTGTTCGTACCCGCAAGTCAAATGGTCATACTGAGGATGCAACATTTGATGGGGCTTTGAAGTGCTTTTCAAATAAAACTGGCACTAAgagcttaataaaaaaaattggtgtaGATGTAGTTCAATTCCTTCTGGCTCATGGTTTTCag GCTCACTTGTCAATATTGTCAAAAGGAAATGCTGGTGATAAACAAGGGGGAGACAGTGCTATTGTGGATTCGTGTCAGACTTTTATCTCTGCTTTTGATAGTTTGAGAAGCACAGATGC GCATATGGAGATATTGTCTATAGGAAAAGAGGCACTATTTACTGCGGCAACTATTATCTTCATGAAATCATAG
- the LOC114375439 gene encoding GDSL esterase/lipase At5g45960-like, producing MEASNSHSFLSLVHLFVLFLLLCFVVTIEANSKKKVSAFYVFGDSTVDPGNNNFIDTAFRSDFPPYGRDFVNQAATGRFTNGKLGTDFLASYLGLKELVPPYLDPNLSDKELVTGVSFASAGSGFDPLTPMLGNVIPIAKQLEYFKEYKKRLEGTLGKKRTEYHISNALFFISAGTNDYVINYFSLPIRRKTYTTPLTYGHFLLQHVKEFIQNLWKEGARKIALVGVPPMGCLPIMITLNSHNVFLERGCVDKYSAVARDHNMMLQHELFLMQLNFSNTNPAGAKISYLDIYGPLDDMIQAHQNLGFDEVDRGCCGSGYIEATFMCNGVSYVCSDPSKFVFWDSIHPTEKAYYDLFMAARPTIDALING from the exons ATGGAAGCCTCTAACTCACATTCGTTTCTCTCTCTTGTGCACCTTTTTGTGCTTTTCTTATTGTTATGTTTTGTGGTTACAATTGAAGCTAATTCAAAGAAGAAGGTCTCAGCCTTTTATGTGTTTGGAGACTCCACAGTAGACCCAGGAAACAACAACTTCATAGACACGGCTTTCAGGAGCGATTTTCCTCCCTATGGTAGAGATTTTGTTAACCAGGCTGCCACTGGAAGGTTCACCAATGGGAAGCTTGGCACTGATTTTCTTG CTTCATATCTGGGCCTAAAGGAGTTGGTGCCGCCATATTTGGATCCAAATCTCAGCGACAAAGAACTTGTAACTGGTGTCAGTTTTGCCTCTGCTGGTTCTGGGTTTGACCCTCTCACTCCAATGCTGGGA AATGTAATTCCAATAGCAAAGCAGTTGGAATATTTCAAAGAATACAAAAAGAGGTTAGAGGGTACGCTTGGTAAGAAAAGAACCGAATATCATATAAGCAatgctttatttttcatcaGCGCAGGCACAAATGACTACGTCATTAACTATTTTTCGTTGCCAATACGAAGAAAGACCTACACCACCCCCTTAACCTACGGACACTTCTTGCTTCAACACGTAAAAGAATTCATACAG AATTTATGGAAAGAAGGTGCACGGAAAATAGCTTTGGTTGGAGTACCTCCAATGGGATGCTTGCCGATCATGATCACCTTGAATTCCCATAATGTCTTTCTCGAACGTGGTTGTGTGGACAAGTATTCTGCTGTTGCAAGAGATCACAATATGATGCTTCAACATGAATTGTTCTTAATGCAACTAAATTTCTCCAATACTAACCCTGCCGGTGCTAAAATATCTTACCTCGACATATATGGACCCTTGGATGACatgattcaagcgcatcaaaACCTAG GTTTTGATGAGGTTGATCGTGGTTGTTGTGGAAGTGGTTACATCGAAGCAACTTTTATGTGTAATGGGGTTTCATATGTGTGCTCTGATCCATCTAAGTTTGTCTTCTGGGATTCAATACACCCTACGGAGAAGGCATACTATGACCTATTTATGGCCGCCCGTCCCACAATTGATGCCCTTATCAATGGCTAG